From one Spiroplasma endosymbiont of Lasioglossum villosulum genomic stretch:
- the dnaX gene encoding DNA polymerase III subunit gamma/tau has protein sequence MKHKSFYRKYRPNSFSEIISQDNIVRILKNSILNNSFNHAYLFSGSKGTGKTSTAKIFAKAINCQNNIDGDACNTCENCINISSNNCIDILEIDGASNNGVDEIRSIRDNINLLPMNFKYKVYIIDEVHMLTTSAFNALLKTLEEPPQHIIFILATTEPYKVIPTIISRCLWFEFKKINVNETKKHFIDVLTKEKINFEVEAIEELAILSEGSLRDGLNYLEKTFNYGNNITLKNVEKIFSVLSTKNKILFLINIFNCNIEQVIKQLTLFDEYTIQYKKNIIDFIYILEEILIYAITKKTELLKMINIQQVNIFSEVVKSDLLLILNSFNEILIQEDVDDLKPILILKILNLIKNFENKYSLNYLEKAKISIMNIENKSINLNSKDEITKILKKSEIDKNNEELTSILVKEENTNIKEKEIFDVPTVKNLKNDEIIDKAINLILQADKNIRKEVSEKWKNISKFIIINKFRNITKVYINTIIAAASTNGIIIITKNIIQSDLINQSFLSKEHREFLNILLENEYMIYALDKNQWQETRKKYQELLTKKILPKPVDIVISKPVIESFTNVDRDPTLNFIKKIFTEIEEI, from the coding sequence ATGAAACATAAATCTTTTTATAGAAAGTATCGACCAAATTCTTTTTCAGAAATAATTAGTCAGGATAATATTGTAAGAATATTAAAAAATTCTATTTTAAATAATAGTTTTAATCATGCTTATTTATTTTCAGGCTCAAAAGGTACAGGAAAAACATCAACGGCTAAAATATTTGCTAAAGCAATTAATTGTCAAAATAACATTGATGGAGATGCATGTAATACTTGTGAAAATTGTATAAACATTAGTTCAAATAATTGTATTGATATTTTAGAAATTGATGGTGCTTCCAATAATGGTGTTGATGAAATAAGAAGTATTAGAGATAATATTAACTTATTACCGATGAATTTTAAATATAAAGTTTATATTATTGATGAAGTTCATATGTTAACAACTTCTGCTTTTAATGCATTATTAAAAACCTTAGAAGAACCACCACAACATATTATTTTTATTTTAGCAACAACAGAACCGTATAAAGTAATTCCAACTATAATTTCTCGTTGTTTATGATTTGAATTTAAAAAAATTAATGTAAATGAAACTAAAAAACATTTTATTGATGTTTTAACAAAAGAAAAAATTAATTTTGAGGTTGAAGCAATAGAGGAATTAGCAATATTGAGCGAAGGTTCTTTACGTGATGGTTTAAATTATTTAGAAAAAACATTTAATTATGGTAACAATATAACACTTAAAAATGTTGAAAAAATATTTTCTGTTTTATCAACAAAAAATAAAATATTATTTTTAATTAATATATTTAATTGTAATATTGAGCAAGTAATAAAACAATTAACATTATTTGATGAATATACTATTCAATATAAAAAAAATATTATTGATTTTATTTATATTCTTGAAGAAATATTAATTTATGCTATTACTAAAAAAACAGAATTACTTAAAATGATAAATATTCAACAAGTAAATATTTTTTCTGAAGTAGTAAAATCTGATTTACTTTTAATTTTGAATTCATTTAATGAAATTTTAATTCAAGAAGATGTTGATGATTTAAAACCAATATTAATACTAAAAATATTAAATTTAATTAAAAATTTTGAGAATAAATATTCATTAAATTATTTAGAAAAAGCAAAAATATCTATTATGAATATAGAAAATAAAAGTATAAATTTAAATAGTAAAGATGAAATAACAAAAATTTTAAAAAAAAGCGAAATAGATAAAAATAATGAAGAATTAACTTCAATTTTAGTAAAAGAAGAAAATACTAATATTAAAGAAAAAGAAATTTTTGATGTACCAACTGTGAAAAATTTAAAAAATGATGAGATAATTGATAAAGCCATTAATTTAATTTTACAAGCTGATAAAAATATTAGAAAAGAAGTTAGTGAAAAGTGAAAAAATATTTCTAAATTTATTATCATTAATAAATTTAGAAACATAACTAAAGTTTATATAAATACTATTATTGCGGCAGCATCTACTAATGGCATTATTATTATTACCAAAAACATTATTCAATCTGATTTAATAAATCAAAGTTTTTTAAGTAAAGAACATAGAGAATTTTTAAATATTTTATTAGAAAATGAATATATGATTTATGCCCTTGATAAAAATCAATGACAGGAAACAAGAAAAAAATATCAAGAGTTACTAACAAAAAAAATATTACCAAAACCAGTAGATATTGTAATATCAAAACCTGTAATTGAGTCATTTACCAACGTAGATAGAGATCCGACTTTAAATTTTATTAAAAAAATATTTACTGAAATTGAAGAAATATAA
- a CDS encoding YbaB/EbfC family nucleoid-associated protein, translating into MDMKRMLAQAQAIQGKLTKFKKEEFTFSDIDGLVKIIITGGRKLVSINIEGLLKEAENDYSSINDMLQTELNKALKQIDEKEKNIAGKF; encoded by the coding sequence ATGGATATGAAAAGAATGTTAGCACAAGCACAAGCAATTCAAGGAAAGTTAACAAAATTTAAAAAAGAAGAATTTACTTTTTCTGATATTGATGGTTTGGTTAAAATTATTATAACAGGTGGACGTAAACTAGTTTCAATTAATATTGAAGGATTATTAAAAGAAGCAGAGAATGATTATTCAAGTATTAATGATATGTTACAAACAGAACTAAATAAAGCATTAAAACAAATAGATGAAAAAGAAAAAAATATTGCTGGCAAGTTTTAG